One Mauremys mutica isolate MM-2020 ecotype Southern chromosome 19, ASM2049712v1, whole genome shotgun sequence genomic window carries:
- the LOC123352829 gene encoding claudin-3-like yields MSMGLEIGGVALSVVGWVGAILCCALPMWRVTAFIGNNIVTAQTIWEGLWMNCVVQSTGQMQCKVYDSMLALPQDLQAARALVVIAIVLAILGLMVALIGAQCTRCVEDETTKAKITIVSGVIFLLAGIMTLIPVCWSANTIIRDFYNPVVLESQKRELGASLYVGWAAAALQLFGGALLCCSCPPKDDKYTPGKVAYSAPRSTGPSYDKRNYV; encoded by the coding sequence ATGTCGATGGGGCTGGAGATCGGTGGAGTGGCCCTGTCGGTGGTGGGCTGGGTGGGCGCCATCCTGTGCTGCGCACTGCCCATGTGGAGGGTGACGGCCTTCATCGGGAACAACATCGTGACAGCCCAGACCATCTGGGAGGGGCTGTGGATGAACTGCGTGgtgcagagcacaggccagaTGCAGTGCAAGGTCTACGACTCCATGCTGGCGCTGCCCCAGGACCTGCAGGCGGCACGTGCCCTGGTGGTGATCGCCATCGTGCTGGCCATCCTGGGCCTCATGGTTGCCCTCATCGGAGCGCAGTGCACCAGGTGCGTGGAAGATGAGACCACCAAGGCCAAGATCACCATTGTGTCCGGGGTGATCTTCTTGCTGGCTGGGATCATGACCCTCATCCCCGTGTGCTGGTCGGCCAACACCATCATCCGCGACTTCTACAATCCTGTGGTGTTAGAGTCACAGAAGCGGGAGCTGGGAGCCTCCCTCTATgtgggctgggcagctgcagcactgcagctgttcgggggggctctgctctgctgctcctgtccccccaAGGATGATAAGTACACTCCAGGCAAGGTGGCTTACTCTGCTCCCCGATCCACCGGGCCCAGCTACGACAAGAGGAACTACGTGTGA